Proteins encoded by one window of Azospirillum thiophilum:
- the chvE gene encoding multiple monosaccharide ABC transporter substrate-binding protein codes for MSSRKGHFKASFLMAGIAGLACGLLVATGAAAPAMAQGKPTVGIAMPTKSSARWIDDGNNMVKYFQEKGYKTDLQYAEDDIPNQLAQIENMITKNDKVLVIAAIDGTTLTDVLQKAAEQGVKVIAYDRLIRGSANVDYYATFDNFQVGVLQAAYIEKALGLKEGKGPFNIELFGGSPDDNNAYFFYNGAMSVLQPYIDSGKLKVQSGQVGMDKVSTLRWDGAVAQSRMDNLLSAYYSGKKLDAVLSPYDGLSIGIISSLKGVGYGTAGQPMPVVTGQDAEVQSVKSILAGEQRSTVFKDTRELAKITVGMVDDLLAGRTPQVNDTKTYDNGKKVVPSYLLKPVSVDASNWKQVLVDGGYYKESQIK; via the coding sequence ATGTCGTCTCGTAAAGGGCATTTCAAGGCGTCGTTCCTCATGGCCGGCATCGCCGGGCTGGCCTGCGGCCTGCTGGTCGCCACCGGCGCCGCCGCCCCGGCCATGGCGCAGGGCAAGCCGACCGTCGGCATCGCCATGCCGACCAAGTCGTCGGCGCGCTGGATCGACGACGGCAACAACATGGTCAAGTATTTCCAGGAGAAGGGCTACAAGACCGACCTGCAATATGCCGAGGACGACATCCCCAACCAGCTCGCCCAGATCGAGAACATGATCACCAAGAACGACAAGGTTCTGGTGATCGCCGCCATCGACGGGACGACGCTGACCGACGTGCTGCAGAAGGCGGCGGAGCAGGGTGTCAAGGTCATCGCCTACGACCGCCTGATCCGCGGCTCGGCCAACGTCGATTATTACGCCACCTTCGACAATTTCCAGGTCGGCGTCCTCCAGGCCGCCTACATCGAAAAGGCGCTCGGGCTGAAGGAGGGCAAGGGCCCCTTCAACATCGAGCTGTTCGGCGGCTCGCCCGACGACAACAACGCCTATTTCTTCTACAACGGCGCCATGTCGGTGCTTCAGCCCTACATCGACAGCGGCAAGCTGAAGGTGCAGAGCGGGCAGGTCGGCATGGACAAGGTGTCCACCCTGCGCTGGGACGGCGCGGTCGCCCAGTCCCGCATGGACAACCTGCTGAGCGCCTATTACAGCGGCAAGAAGCTGGACGCGGTGCTGTCGCCCTATGACGGGCTCAGCATCGGCATCATCTCGTCGCTGAAGGGCGTCGGCTACGGCACGGCGGGGCAGCCGATGCCGGTGGTGACCGGCCAGGATGCCGAGGTCCAGTCGGTCAAGTCGATCCTGGCGGGCGAGCAGCGCTCCACCGTCTTCAAGGACACCCGCGAGCTGGCGAAGATCACGGTCGGCATGGTCGACGATTTGCTGGCCGGCCGCACCCCGCAGGTCAACGACACCAAGACCTACGACAACGGCAAGAAGGTTGTTCCGTCATACCTGCTGAAGCCGGTCAGCGTCGACGCCTCCAACTGGAAGCAGGTGCTGGTCGACGGCGGCTACTACAAGGAATCGCAGATCAAGTGA
- a CDS encoding LysR family transcriptional regulator — translation MTPPRFPPNWFQKARLKLRHLQLFAALDEHRNLHRAAASLTMSQPAASKLLGDLEETLGIELFDRHGRGIEPNWYGSLMIRHARMILSELQETGEELNALLAGHSGRVSIGTVMAPAVELVVPVISSLTREHPGLKIAVAVETSDVLAERVHQGVMDFAIGRLPGHFDPTAFEYQEISSEELCFICHDRNPLLALGRPLLAADLSDATWILQPVGTLLRDRVEALFRAEGARLPHRVIESASPVISMAMVAETDSITVFAHALARVFTPSGCCVVMPFHKRFSVEPYGIFWLKDRPLSPGARTVLSAVRAASERKMRGLPDPTTATAAPTPADT, via the coding sequence GTGACTCCCCCCCGCTTTCCCCCCAACTGGTTCCAGAAGGCGCGGCTGAAGCTGCGCCACCTGCAACTCTTCGCCGCGCTCGACGAGCACCGCAACCTGCACCGGGCCGCCGCCAGCCTGACCATGTCGCAGCCCGCCGCCTCCAAACTGCTGGGCGACCTGGAGGAGACGCTGGGGATCGAGCTGTTCGACCGCCATGGCCGCGGCATCGAGCCGAACTGGTACGGCAGCCTGATGATCCGCCACGCCCGGATGATCCTCAGCGAGTTGCAGGAGACCGGCGAGGAGCTGAACGCGCTGCTGGCCGGGCACAGCGGCCGGGTCTCCATCGGCACGGTGATGGCCCCGGCGGTGGAGCTGGTGGTGCCGGTGATCAGCAGCCTGACCCGCGAGCATCCCGGCCTGAAGATCGCGGTGGCGGTGGAGACCAGCGACGTGCTGGCCGAGCGGGTCCACCAGGGCGTGATGGATTTCGCCATCGGCAGGCTGCCCGGCCATTTCGACCCCACCGCCTTCGAGTATCAGGAGATCAGCAGCGAGGAGCTGTGCTTCATCTGCCATGACCGCAACCCGCTGCTGGCGCTCGGCCGGCCGCTGCTCGCCGCCGACCTGTCGGACGCAACCTGGATTCTCCAGCCGGTCGGCACCCTGCTGCGCGACCGGGTGGAGGCGCTGTTCCGCGCCGAGGGCGCCCGGCTGCCGCACCGGGTGATCGAAAGCGCCTCCCCCGTCATCTCGATGGCGATGGTGGCGGAGACCGATTCGATCACCGTCTTCGCCCATGCGCTCGCCCGGGTCTTCACCCCCAGCGGCTGCTGCGTGGTGATGCCCTTCCACAAGCGCTTCAGCGTCGAGCCCTACGGCATCTTCTGGCTGAAGGACCGGCCGCTGTCGCCGGGCGCCCGCACGGTGCTGTCGGCGGTGCGCGCGGCGTCGGAACGCAAGATGCGCGGGCTGCCCGACCCGACCACCGCCACCGCCGCCCCAACCCCCGCCGATACATAA
- a CDS encoding SMP-30/gluconolactonase/LRE family protein — MPQEARCVWQARALLGEGPLWSPRQEAVWFVDIRGSRILRHGLADGAQAEWALDDAACWLVESADGDGFVAGLRSRRVVRLRLEPGRAVVGDELARIEPERPGNRLNDAKADAQGRLWVGSMDDAEEAPAGSLYRIDGDGTVTRVDEGYTVANGPALAPDGRILYHTDSAARTVYAFDVGDDGGLSGKRVHIRFAEADGYPDGMTCDAEGGLWIAHWDGGRVSRFHPDGRLDRAIPLPASRVTSCVFAGRDLDRLFVTTAAHGRPEEPLAGALFECDPGVRGLPCGRFGAPPL, encoded by the coding sequence ATGCCGCAGGAAGCGCGTTGCGTCTGGCAGGCACGGGCGTTGCTGGGCGAGGGGCCGCTGTGGTCGCCGCGGCAGGAGGCCGTGTGGTTCGTCGACATCCGCGGATCCCGCATCCTGCGCCACGGGCTGGCCGACGGCGCGCAGGCGGAATGGGCGCTCGATGACGCCGCCTGCTGGCTGGTGGAGAGCGCGGATGGGGATGGTTTCGTCGCCGGCCTGCGCTCGCGCCGGGTGGTGCGGCTGCGGCTGGAGCCCGGCCGGGCCGTGGTGGGGGATGAGCTGGCACGGATCGAGCCGGAGCGGCCGGGCAACCGGCTGAACGACGCCAAGGCCGACGCCCAGGGCCGGCTGTGGGTCGGCAGCATGGACGATGCCGAGGAGGCGCCGGCCGGCAGCCTCTACCGCATCGACGGCGACGGCACCGTCACGCGGGTCGACGAGGGTTATACCGTCGCCAACGGCCCGGCGCTGGCGCCGGACGGGCGCATCCTCTACCACACCGACAGCGCGGCGCGGACCGTCTACGCCTTCGATGTCGGGGACGACGGCGGACTGTCGGGCAAGCGCGTCCACATCCGCTTCGCCGAGGCCGACGGCTATCCCGACGGCATGACCTGCGACGCCGAGGGCGGGCTGTGGATCGCCCATTGGGACGGCGGGCGGGTCAGCCGCTTCCATCCCGACGGCCGGCTGGACCGGGCGATCCCGCTGCCGGCCTCCCGCGTCACCTCCTGCGTCTTCGCCGGCCGGGACCTCGACCGGCTGTTCGTCACCACCGCGGCGCACGGCCGGCCGGAGGAGCCGCTGGCCGGCGCGCTGTTCGAGTGCGATCCGGGCGTCCGCGGCCTGCCCTGCGGCCGGTTCGGCGCCCCGCCATTATGA
- a CDS encoding dihydrodipicolinate synthase family protein produces MKDHTAMPPSARPYRGVFPVVPTIFTAAGDLDLDGQKRCVDFMIDAGSTGLCILANFSEQFVLTDDERNVLMETILAHVAGRVPVIVTTTHFSTRACAGRSRRAQDLGAAMVMVMPPYHGATIRVPEAGIVEFFQRVSDAIDIPIMIQDAPVSGTALPAPLLARMAREIAQVSYFKIEVPQAAAKLRTLIELGGDAIEGPWDGEEAITLLADLDAGATGAMTGGGYPDGIRQIVDPYLAGDREAAVAAYGRWLPLINHENRQCGIATAKILMKEGGVIASDAMRHPVADPHPISREGLLDAARRLDPLVLRWGR; encoded by the coding sequence ATGAAGGACCACACCGCCATGCCGCCCAGCGCCCGCCCCTACCGCGGAGTCTTCCCCGTCGTCCCCACCATCTTCACCGCGGCGGGGGACCTGGATCTCGACGGGCAGAAGCGCTGCGTCGATTTCATGATCGATGCCGGCTCGACCGGGCTGTGCATCCTCGCCAACTTCTCCGAACAGTTCGTGCTGACCGACGACGAGCGCAATGTGCTGATGGAGACCATCCTGGCCCATGTCGCCGGCCGGGTGCCGGTGATCGTCACCACCACCCATTTCAGCACCCGCGCCTGCGCCGGGCGCAGCCGCCGCGCCCAGGATCTGGGCGCCGCGATGGTGATGGTGATGCCGCCCTACCATGGTGCCACCATCCGCGTGCCCGAGGCCGGCATCGTCGAGTTCTTCCAAAGGGTGTCCGACGCCATCGACATCCCGATCATGATCCAGGACGCCCCCGTCAGCGGCACCGCGCTGCCGGCGCCGCTGCTGGCCCGGATGGCGCGCGAGATCGCCCAGGTCTCCTATTTCAAGATCGAGGTGCCGCAGGCCGCCGCCAAGCTGCGCACCCTGATCGAGCTGGGCGGCGACGCCATCGAAGGGCCGTGGGACGGCGAGGAGGCGATCACCCTGCTGGCCGACCTCGACGCCGGGGCGACGGGGGCGATGACCGGCGGCGGCTATCCGGACGGCATCCGGCAGATCGTCGACCCGTATCTGGCGGGAGACCGCGAGGCGGCGGTGGCGGCCTATGGGCGCTGGCTGCCGCTGATCAACCACGAGAACCGCCAGTGCGGCATCGCCACCGCCAAGATCCTGATGAAGGAGGGCGGGGTCATCGCGTCCGACGCGATGCGCCACCCGGTGGCCGATCCGCACCCGATCAGCCGCGAAGGCCTGCTGGATGCGGCGCGGCGGCTCGATCCGCTGGTGCTGCGCTGGGGGCGGTGA
- a CDS encoding aldehyde dehydrogenase (NADP(+)), with translation MTITGEMLIGAESHRGGQGEVRAVDPASGAALDPVYGGGGAAEVERACALAWAAFDAFRETGLEQRVAFLEAVAQAILDIGDALIVRAMAESGLPRARLEGERGRTVGQLRLFAQVVREGSWIEARIDPAMPGRTPLPRADIRQRHIPLGPVAVFGASNFPLAFSVAGGDTASAFAAGCPVVVKGHNAHPGTSELVGRAIRAAVADCGLPEGVFSLLFGTGTEIGTALVADPRIKAVGFTGSRRGGLALMEVAARRPEPIPVYAEMSSINPVFLMPAALAARAEALGAGFVASLTMGAGQFCTNPGILLGIEGPDLDRFAAAAVAALGGSTAATMLTPGIHAAYDDGVTALAGSGAVTTLARGLACNGPNQAQAAFFSTTAEAFLADTRLQEEVFGAASLLIRCPDAAAMGTVAERLEGQLTATLQMEAADEAAVAALIPVLERKAGRILANGWPTGVEVCHAMVHGGPFPATSDSRSTSVGTLAIRRFLRPVCYQDLPAGLLPEALHDGNPLGLWRRVDGTLGRD, from the coding sequence ATGACCATCACCGGCGAGATGCTGATCGGTGCCGAGAGCCATCGCGGCGGCCAGGGCGAAGTCCGCGCCGTCGACCCCGCCAGCGGCGCGGCGCTCGACCCCGTCTATGGCGGCGGCGGCGCGGCCGAGGTGGAGCGTGCCTGCGCGCTGGCCTGGGCCGCCTTCGACGCCTTCCGCGAAACCGGGCTGGAGCAGCGCGTCGCCTTCCTGGAAGCCGTCGCCCAGGCCATCCTCGACATTGGCGACGCGCTGATCGTCCGCGCCATGGCCGAGAGCGGGCTGCCGCGGGCGCGGCTGGAGGGCGAGCGCGGCCGCACCGTCGGCCAGCTCCGCCTGTTCGCCCAGGTGGTGCGCGAGGGAAGCTGGATCGAGGCGCGCATCGATCCGGCCATGCCGGGCCGCACCCCGCTGCCGCGCGCCGACATCCGCCAGCGCCATATCCCGCTGGGGCCGGTCGCGGTGTTCGGCGCGTCGAACTTCCCGCTCGCCTTCTCGGTGGCCGGTGGCGACACCGCCTCGGCATTCGCCGCCGGCTGTCCGGTGGTGGTCAAGGGGCACAACGCCCATCCCGGAACCTCCGAACTGGTCGGCCGCGCCATCCGGGCGGCGGTGGCGGATTGCGGCCTGCCCGAGGGCGTGTTCTCGCTGCTGTTCGGCACCGGCACCGAGATCGGCACGGCGCTGGTGGCCGACCCTAGGATCAAGGCGGTCGGCTTCACCGGCTCGCGCCGTGGCGGGCTGGCGCTGATGGAGGTGGCGGCCAGGCGGCCGGAGCCGATCCCGGTCTATGCCGAGATGAGCAGCATCAACCCGGTGTTCCTGATGCCCGCCGCGCTGGCCGCAAGGGCCGAGGCGCTGGGCGCGGGCTTCGTCGCTTCGCTGACCATGGGGGCCGGGCAGTTCTGCACCAATCCCGGCATCCTGCTCGGCATCGAGGGGCCGGACCTCGACCGCTTCGCCGCGGCGGCGGTGGCGGCGCTCGGCGGCAGCACCGCCGCGACCATGCTGACGCCAGGCATCCATGCCGCCTATGACGACGGGGTGACGGCGCTGGCCGGCAGCGGGGCGGTGACCACGCTGGCGCGCGGGCTGGCCTGCAACGGGCCGAACCAGGCGCAGGCGGCCTTCTTCAGCACCACTGCGGAGGCGTTCCTGGCCGACACCCGCTTGCAGGAGGAGGTGTTCGGTGCCGCGTCGCTGCTGATCCGTTGCCCGGACGCGGCGGCGATGGGGACGGTTGCCGAGCGGCTGGAGGGGCAGCTGACCGCGACGCTGCAGATGGAGGCGGCGGACGAGGCCGCGGTGGCGGCGCTGATCCCGGTGCTGGAGCGCAAGGCCGGCCGCATCCTGGCCAACGGCTGGCCGACCGGGGTGGAGGTGTGCCACGCGATGGTGCATGGCGGCCCGTTCCCGGCGACGTCGGACAGCCGCTCGACCTCGGTCGGGACGCTGGCGATCCGGCGCTTCCTGCGCCCGGTCTGCTACCAGGATCTGCCGGCGGGGCTGCTGCCGGAGGCCTTGCACGACGGCAACCCGCTGGGGCTGTGGCGGCGGGTCGACGGGACGCTCGGCCGGGACTGA
- a CDS encoding porin: protein MVRSTLLLGAATLSLVSAMALSAPAFAQAKFDVTLGADVYFEAGYVDQDRDSGLRNTEFRNRYRLLVTPKAKADNGLEYGARLRLLAENGAGNARTTTNDRAFIFVNGSFGVFHLGVENGPSDDSGVFAPSDWGTGGVDGSFPSWLGDSGANAPITIANIRALISGNSATRASYWTPEIAGFKLGVSYQPDSESSNTDVNRRKVSLPTANRTGAYHDVYEVGGTYSNSVGGATVNASLFYLGGKAKDSSVSAATFDDLSSTHAGLSVAYGGLKVGGSYAWSGDSGYAKSGTAGIVSREKQDVWTAGAQYTFGPTTLGVGYLNARDAGDLTVRGRTKFELISVGAKYVVAPGFSINPEYNHFKLSSDVAANSDKGDIFLIQTNFAF, encoded by the coding sequence ATGGTCAGATCCACATTGCTGCTTGGCGCAGCCACCCTGTCGCTCGTCTCCGCCATGGCGCTGTCCGCCCCGGCCTTCGCCCAGGCGAAGTTCGACGTCACGCTGGGCGCCGACGTCTATTTCGAGGCCGGCTATGTCGACCAGGACCGCGACAGCGGCCTGCGCAACACCGAGTTCCGCAACCGCTACCGCCTGCTGGTGACGCCGAAGGCCAAGGCCGACAACGGGCTGGAATATGGCGCCCGCCTGCGCCTGCTGGCCGAGAACGGCGCCGGGAATGCCCGCACCACCACCAACGACCGTGCCTTCATCTTCGTCAACGGCAGCTTCGGCGTCTTCCATCTCGGCGTGGAGAACGGCCCGTCCGACGACAGCGGCGTCTTCGCCCCGTCCGACTGGGGAACCGGCGGCGTCGACGGCTCCTTCCCGTCCTGGCTCGGCGACAGCGGCGCCAACGCCCCGATCACCATCGCCAACATCCGCGCCCTGATCTCCGGCAACAGCGCCACCCGCGCCTCCTACTGGACGCCGGAGATCGCCGGCTTCAAGCTCGGCGTCTCCTACCAGCCGGATTCCGAAAGCAGCAACACCGACGTCAACCGCCGCAAGGTCAGCCTGCCGACGGCCAACCGCACCGGCGCCTATCACGACGTCTACGAGGTCGGCGGCACCTATTCCAACAGCGTCGGCGGGGCGACGGTCAATGCCAGCCTGTTCTATCTCGGCGGCAAGGCCAAGGATTCCAGCGTCTCGGCGGCGACCTTCGACGATTTGTCCTCGACCCATGCCGGCCTGTCCGTGGCCTATGGCGGGCTGAAGGTCGGCGGCAGCTATGCCTGGTCGGGCGACAGCGGCTATGCCAAGTCCGGCACCGCCGGCATCGTCAGCCGCGAGAAGCAGGATGTGTGGACGGCCGGCGCGCAATACACCTTCGGGCCGACGACGCTCGGCGTCGGCTATCTGAACGCCCGCGATGCCGGCGACCTGACGGTGCGCGGCCGCACCAAGTTCGAGCTGATCTCCGTCGGCGCCAAATATGTCGTCGCCCCTGGTTTCAGCATCAACCCGGAATACAACCACTTCAAGCTCAGCTCCGACGTCGCCGCCAACAGCGACAAGGGAGACATCTTCCTGATCCAGACCAATTTCGCATTCTGA
- the ytfQ gene encoding galactofuranose ABC transporter, galactofuranose-binding protein YtfQ: MSRSWVNSAATRAATRAATRAAATAMAAAAALLIGLGTVQAADGKKLVVGFSQIGSESGWRAAETKTAKAEADKRGIELKISDAQQKQENQIKAVRSFVAQGVDAIFIAPVVATGWDSVLKEAKEAKIPVMLLDRQIETKDQSLYMTAVTSDTVHEGRVAGEWLAKQTGGKCAVVELQGTVGSSPTINRKKGFDEVVAKNPGMKIVRTQSGDFTRAKGKEVMESFIKAENGGKGICAVYAHNDDMAVGAIQAIKEAGLKPGKDILVVSIDGVPDIFKAMAEGEANATVELTPNMAGPAYDALIAFKKDGKAPPKWIQTQSALFTPDTAKAEYERRKDAY, translated from the coding sequence ATGTCCAGGAGTTGGGTGAATTCCGCCGCCACCAGGGCCGCCACCAGGGCCGCCACCAGGGCCGCCGCCACCGCCATGGCCGCCGCCGCGGCGCTGCTGATCGGTCTCGGCACCGTCCAGGCCGCCGACGGCAAGAAGCTGGTGGTCGGCTTCTCGCAGATCGGCTCGGAGTCCGGCTGGCGTGCCGCCGAGACCAAGACCGCCAAGGCCGAAGCTGACAAGCGCGGCATCGAGCTGAAGATCTCCGACGCCCAGCAGAAGCAGGAGAACCAGATCAAGGCAGTGCGCTCCTTCGTCGCCCAGGGCGTCGACGCCATCTTCATCGCGCCGGTGGTGGCGACCGGCTGGGATTCGGTGCTGAAGGAGGCCAAGGAGGCGAAGATCCCGGTCATGCTGCTCGACCGCCAGATCGAGACCAAGGACCAGAGCCTCTACATGACCGCCGTCACCTCGGACACCGTGCATGAGGGCCGGGTGGCCGGCGAATGGCTGGCCAAGCAGACCGGCGGCAAGTGCGCGGTGGTGGAACTGCAGGGCACGGTGGGCTCGTCGCCCACCATCAACCGCAAGAAGGGCTTCGACGAGGTCGTCGCCAAGAACCCCGGCATGAAGATCGTCCGCACCCAGTCCGGCGACTTCACCCGCGCCAAGGGCAAGGAGGTGATGGAGAGCTTCATCAAGGCCGAGAACGGCGGCAAGGGCATCTGTGCCGTCTACGCCCACAACGACGACATGGCGGTCGGCGCCATCCAGGCGATCAAGGAAGCCGGGCTGAAGCCGGGTAAGGACATCCTGGTCGTCTCGATCGACGGCGTGCCCGACATCTTCAAGGCGATGGCCGAGGGCGAGGCGAACGCCACGGTGGAGCTGACGCCGAACATGGCCGGCCCGGCCTATGACGCGCTGATCGCCTTCAAGAAGGACGGCAAGGCGCCGCCGAAATGGATCCAGACCCAGTCGGCGCTGTTCACCCCCGACACCGCCAAGGCCGAGTATGAGCGCCGCAAGGACGCCTACTGA